A single genomic interval of Acidovorax sp. 1608163 harbors:
- a CDS encoding aromatic ring-hydroxylating dioxygenase subunit alpha, whose product MSDLSLQLQQAASQLPVSSYFDDALLQRELDTIFQRGPRYLGHQLSVPNAGDYYALPQEGEGRALVRNAQGGIELISNVCRHRQAVMLKGKGSLHTQQKGSAGGNIVCPLHRWTYSPKGELLGAPHFAHDPCLNLNNYKLREWNGLLFEDNGYDVAADLAQMGPQADLSFEGYVLDHVELHECNYNWKTFIEVYLEDYHVGPFHPGLGSFVTCDDLRWEFGKNYSVQTVGVANRLGKAGSPVYERWHEALLAYRNGEPPKHGAIWLTLYPHIMVEWYPHVLTVSTLHPISPTKTLNMVEFYYPEEIAAFEREFVEAQKAAYMETCIEDDEIGERMDAGRKALLERGDNEVGPYQSPMEDGMQHFHEWYRQTMGSLTPP is encoded by the coding sequence ATGTCTGATTTAAGTCTTCAACTGCAGCAGGCCGCGAGCCAACTACCAGTTTCAAGCTACTTTGACGATGCGCTGCTCCAGCGCGAGCTGGACACCATCTTCCAGCGCGGGCCCCGTTATCTGGGGCACCAATTGTCTGTGCCCAATGCGGGCGACTATTACGCACTGCCCCAGGAGGGCGAGGGCCGCGCGCTGGTGCGCAACGCGCAGGGCGGGATTGAACTCATCTCCAACGTGTGCCGCCACCGGCAGGCGGTCATGCTCAAGGGCAAGGGCTCCTTGCACACCCAGCAAAAAGGCAGCGCGGGCGGCAACATCGTGTGCCCGCTGCACCGCTGGACCTACAGCCCCAAGGGCGAGCTGCTGGGCGCGCCGCATTTTGCGCACGACCCCTGCCTGAACCTCAACAACTACAAGCTGCGCGAATGGAACGGTCTTCTGTTTGAAGACAACGGCTACGACGTGGCCGCAGACCTGGCACAAATGGGCCCGCAGGCCGATTTGAGCTTTGAGGGCTATGTGCTGGACCATGTGGAGCTGCACGAGTGCAACTACAACTGGAAGACCTTCATCGAGGTCTATCTGGAGGACTACCACGTCGGCCCCTTCCACCCCGGCCTGGGCAGCTTCGTCACTTGCGACGACCTGCGCTGGGAGTTTGGCAAGAACTACTCGGTGCAGACCGTGGGCGTGGCCAACCGCCTGGGCAAGGCCGGCAGCCCCGTGTACGAGCGCTGGCACGAAGCCCTGCTGGCCTACCGCAATGGCGAGCCGCCCAAGCACGGCGCCATCTGGCTCACGCTGTACCCGCACATCATGGTGGAGTGGTACCCGCATGTGCTCACCGTGTCCACGCTGCACCCCATCAGCCCGACCAAGACACTGAACATGGTGGAGTTCTATTACCCCGAAGAAATCGCAGCGTTCGAGCGCGAATTCGTCGAGGCGCAGAAGGCCGCCTACATGGAGACTTGCATCGAGGACGACGAGATCGGCGAGCGCATGGATGCGGGCCGCAAGGCCTTGCTGGAGCGCGGCGACAACGAGGTCGGCCCCTACCAGAGCCCCATGGAAGACGGCATGCAGCACTTTCACGAGTGGTACCGCCAGACCATGGGAAGCTTGACACCCCCCTGA
- a CDS encoding DMT family transporter: MQALWMVLAAFLFASMGVCVKMASAHFNAAELVCYRGFIGIAILWLLARSQRVSLATQFPGMHAWRSLVGVVSLGAWFYSIGQLPLATAMTLNYMSSVWIAAFLVGGALIAWRPSATSPRPAFQGSLVVTVLTGFVGVVLMLRPSLDQNQAFAGLIGLISGMTAAFAYMQVMALSRLGEPESRTVFYFAVGSATAGGLALLFTGTSAWPGWPALWLLPIGVLAAGGQLCMTRAYATAKTPRGTLVVANLQYSGIVFAAIYSVVLFNDQIPTIGWVGMVLIVGSGIVATVLRARAAPDSPAEEH; encoded by the coding sequence ATGCAAGCCCTCTGGATGGTGTTGGCCGCTTTCCTTTTTGCCAGCATGGGGGTGTGCGTGAAGATGGCATCGGCCCACTTCAACGCGGCAGAGCTGGTGTGCTATCGGGGCTTCATCGGCATCGCCATCCTGTGGCTGCTGGCCCGCTCGCAACGGGTGTCCCTGGCCACCCAATTCCCCGGCATGCACGCCTGGCGCAGCCTGGTGGGCGTGGTGTCTTTGGGGGCATGGTTCTATTCCATTGGCCAATTGCCGCTGGCCACAGCCATGACGCTCAACTACATGAGCAGCGTGTGGATTGCCGCATTTTTGGTGGGCGGCGCATTGATCGCATGGCGCCCCTCGGCCACCTCCCCACGGCCCGCTTTTCAAGGCTCACTGGTGGTCACGGTGCTCACGGGGTTTGTCGGCGTGGTGCTCATGCTGCGCCCTAGCCTCGACCAAAACCAGGCTTTTGCAGGGCTCATTGGCCTCATCTCAGGCATGACGGCCGCCTTCGCCTACATGCAGGTGATGGCATTGTCGCGCTTGGGCGAACCTGAGTCGCGCACGGTCTTTTACTTTGCCGTAGGGTCTGCCACAGCCGGAGGGCTGGCTTTGCTGTTCACCGGCACCTCCGCCTGGCCGGGTTGGCCCGCCCTGTGGCTGCTGCCCATTGGCGTGCTGGCTGCAGGTGGCCAGCTGTGCATGACGCGCGCCTACGCCACCGCCAAAACCCCACGCGGCACGCTGGTAGTGGCCAATCTACAGTATTCCGGCATTGTGTTTGCTGCCATCTACAGCGTGGTGCTGTTCAATGACCAGATCCCAACCATTGGATGGGTGGGAATGGTGTTGATTGTGGGCAGCGGTATCGTGGCGACCGTGCTGCGTGCGCGTGCCGCCCCCGACAGCCCAGCGGAAGAACATTGA
- a CDS encoding sulfurtransferase gives MTYTTLITPTELQALQASGQPLMVFDCSFELMQPSAGAQAFAQAHIPGAVYADLDKHLSAKHGTPGAHGTMVAQEADQPASGGRHPLPSRERFATWLSSVGFANGMQAVVYDRNGANYCGRLWWMLKWAGHDAVAVLDGGLQAWQAEGGTVASGDEPSHFQSHFVLKEPLRRLVTATEVLQNLQQPGQTVVDARGAPRYRGEVEPLDPVAGHIPGALNRPFGDNLGPDGRFKPAAMLRAEFETLLAGRAPGSVVHQCGSGVSAVPNVLAMEVAGLGKTSLFAGSWSEWCSDSTRPVERG, from the coding sequence ATGACCTACACCACCCTCATCACCCCCACCGAATTGCAAGCCCTGCAGGCCAGCGGCCAGCCGTTGATGGTGTTTGACTGCAGCTTTGAGCTGATGCAGCCATCGGCCGGGGCGCAGGCGTTTGCGCAGGCGCACATCCCCGGTGCGGTGTACGCCGACCTGGACAAGCACCTGAGCGCCAAGCACGGCACCCCGGGCGCCCACGGCACCATGGTGGCCCAAGAGGCAGACCAGCCCGCCTCTGGCGGGCGCCACCCCCTGCCCAGCCGCGAACGCTTTGCGACGTGGCTGTCGAGCGTGGGCTTCGCCAATGGCATGCAGGCCGTGGTGTACGACCGCAACGGCGCCAACTACTGCGGACGCCTGTGGTGGATGCTCAAGTGGGCGGGCCACGATGCCGTGGCCGTGCTCGACGGCGGCCTGCAAGCCTGGCAAGCCGAAGGCGGCACAGTGGCCAGCGGCGACGAGCCCAGCCATTTTCAAAGCCACTTTGTATTAAAGGAGCCTCTGCGCCGCTTGGTCACAGCCACAGAGGTGCTGCAAAACCTGCAGCAACCAGGGCAAACCGTGGTGGACGCACGGGGTGCGCCGCGCTACCGGGGCGAGGTGGAACCGCTGGACCCGGTGGCGGGCCACATTCCGGGTGCGCTGAACCGGCCCTTTGGCGACAACCTGGGGCCTGACGGCCGCTTCAAGCCTGCCGCTATGCTGCGTGCGGAGTTTGAAACGCTGCTGGCAGGCCGCGCGCCAGGCTCTGTGGTGCACCAGTGCGGCAGCGGCGTGAGCGCGGTGCCCAATGTGCTGGCCATGGAAGTCGCCGGACTCGGAAAAACATCACTTTTTGCGGGCAGTTGGAGCGAGTGGTGCAGTGATTCCACCCGCCCTGTTGAACGCGGATAA
- the flhD gene encoding flagellar transcriptional regulator FlhD, which produces MTNEQILAEIREANLTYLMLAQNLIRQDKAEAVFRLGMNEEAADILASLSAAQVLKLASRNTLLCSFRVDDNLVWSLLTNHTAKKVGNEATNTLHANILMASRVSEVL; this is translated from the coding sequence ATGACCAACGAACAAATCCTCGCCGAAATCCGCGAAGCCAACCTCACTTACCTGATGCTGGCCCAGAACCTGATTCGCCAGGACAAGGCCGAAGCCGTGTTCCGCTTGGGCATGAACGAAGAAGCCGCTGACATTCTGGCCTCGCTGTCTGCCGCCCAGGTGCTCAAGCTGGCTTCACGCAACACGCTGCTGTGCAGCTTCCGTGTGGACGACAACCTGGTGTGGAGCTTGCTGACCAACCACACCGCCAAGAAGGTGGGCAACGAAGCCACCAACACCTTGCACGCCAACATCCTCATGGCCAGCCGCGTGTCGGAAGTGCTCTGA
- the flhC gene encoding flagellar transcriptional regulator FlhC — translation MSAPAATVKSVLNESKQIERAAMLIQMGARMQVLESETTLSYERLIRLYKEIAGKSPSKGQLPFSTDWFLTWQENIHSSLFLNIYEYLSKGVDLDAVELLTKAYRLYNEQVATAEIEPLLSFTRAWRLVKFVDAGMLTRTKCSQCSGQFVTELYENRHFTCGLCNPPARAGKSKTAGALMLH, via the coding sequence ATGTCCGCACCCGCCGCCACCGTCAAAAGCGTACTGAATGAATCCAAGCAGATCGAACGCGCTGCCATGCTCATCCAGATGGGTGCCCGCATGCAGGTGCTGGAGTCGGAAACCACGCTGTCTTACGAGCGCCTGATTCGCCTGTACAAAGAAATCGCTGGCAAGTCGCCATCCAAGGGCCAGTTGCCCTTCTCCACCGACTGGTTTCTGACCTGGCAAGAAAACATCCACAGCTCGCTGTTCCTGAACATCTACGAATACCTGTCCAAGGGCGTGGATCTCGACGCTGTGGAACTGCTGACCAAGGCCTATCGCCTGTACAACGAGCAAGTGGCCACCGCCGAGATCGAGCCCCTGCTGTCTTTCACCCGCGCCTGGCGCCTGGTGAAGTTTGTGGACGCAGGCATGCTCACGCGCACCAAGTGCAGCCAGTGCAGCGGCCAGTTTGTGACCGAGTTGTATGAAAACCGCCATTTCACCTGCGGCCTGTGCAACCCCCCTGCCCGTGCAGGCAAGAGCAAGACGGCTGGCGCCTTGATGCTACACTGA
- a CDS encoding FlgO family outer membrane protein: MSACSSFYYGDRPGAAWFPTNLIEANHRAVDALLAQAPLDAQHPIMVGTLVNVDRVTESSRLGRIFSEQIAGRMVQRGLRVVELKLRDSVALQREQGELLLSREVREVSQSHDAQAVVVGTYAASASALYISLKLVTPAGNAVVAAHDYSLPMEDNVRVLLANGALRY; this comes from the coding sequence TTGTCTGCATGCAGCAGCTTTTACTACGGCGACAGGCCTGGGGCAGCGTGGTTTCCCACCAACCTGATCGAGGCCAATCATCGGGCGGTGGATGCCTTGCTGGCGCAGGCACCGCTGGACGCGCAGCACCCCATCATGGTGGGTACCTTGGTCAATGTGGACCGGGTCACAGAGTCGTCGCGCCTGGGGCGCATTTTTTCAGAACAGATCGCGGGGCGCATGGTGCAGCGGGGACTGCGCGTGGTGGAGCTGAAGCTGCGCGACAGCGTGGCGCTGCAGCGTGAGCAGGGTGAGTTGCTGCTGTCGCGCGAGGTGCGAGAGGTCAGCCAAAGCCACGATGCGCAGGCCGTGGTGGTGGGCACCTATGCTGCGTCCGCCTCCGCGCTGTACATCAGCCTGAAGCTGGTCACCCCGGCGGGCAATGCCGTGGTGGCGGCGCACGATTATTCGCTGCCGATGGAAGACAACGTGCGCGTGCTGCTGGCCAACGGAGCGTTGCGCTACTGA
- a CDS encoding bifunctional diguanylate cyclase/phosphodiesterase: MLSKLLADYKQLWAGISSMYQDEDAQAGKIRAEHLSAVMRLTPYAMAANVGSASLVLWALHRQHGPGLYLWFLALVAVAVAAVHRWAQRRGKPLHTASLRAVRRATLQASALACLWSLLPICWFSTASPGQQLVIATLFTGMLSAGTFVLNPLPKASVAYACIFSTAAWWALWSSADPMMAGVAVLLGFYAPMNVVGALSTWRKATALLISRSEAIRQEQLLAVVFQDFEQSANEALWEIGADGRLTQASARLSSLLQLPNAHAANIALPQWIAQHCTSDPTAFAQALHKQAPFHSLPIALSVNGEPFHLAFTGKPIKDEWGHICGWRGVAADKTSIVHAQEQLERLAHSDSLTQLANRFFMHHAIAQEMRAHRHGALLLIDLDYFKSINDSLGHSVGDAVLQKVAQRLQSITGDEHLVARLGGDEFAVLLRQTPMAAGFLPYVQEQADALVTALNQPLSVEGRRLRIGASMGVALFEPGSTDVDALLVQADTALYEAKDQGRGRYTVYTLQMGERTQRKARLENDLREAIQRQELSLHWQPLIEIKSGQIAGVEALLRWQHPTLGPISPAEFIAIAEQSGAIDALGDWVLRNACEAAIREPALAGLDISINVSTLQLREADFVSQVQAALEHSGLPPQRLALEITESIFIEDAPRALQQLHALQALGVRIALDDFGTGYSSLSYLSQFPFHTLKIDRSFVQKAVDQTSGQTIVRSIVQMASALGMRTVAEGVETQAQWTMLSSMGATQAQGYLLSRPCTLQGLQQFRGQWRANEHQAAPSAPT; the protein is encoded by the coding sequence ATGCTTTCCAAATTGCTCGCAGATTACAAACAGCTTTGGGCGGGCATCAGCAGCATGTACCAGGACGAGGATGCGCAAGCCGGGAAAATCCGGGCCGAGCACCTCAGCGCCGTGATGCGGCTCACCCCCTATGCCATGGCCGCCAATGTGGGCAGTGCGTCGCTGGTGTTGTGGGCACTGCACCGCCAACATGGGCCCGGCTTGTACCTGTGGTTCCTGGCCCTGGTGGCCGTCGCTGTGGCCGCAGTCCACCGCTGGGCGCAGCGCCGTGGCAAGCCTTTGCACACGGCTTCACTGCGCGCCGTCAGGCGTGCAACGCTGCAGGCCAGTGCGCTGGCCTGCCTGTGGTCTTTGCTGCCCATTTGCTGGTTCTCTACTGCATCCCCAGGACAACAGCTGGTCATTGCCACACTGTTCACGGGCATGCTGAGCGCTGGCACCTTTGTTCTGAACCCCTTGCCCAAGGCCAGCGTGGCCTACGCGTGCATCTTTTCGACGGCAGCGTGGTGGGCCTTGTGGAGCTCTGCAGACCCCATGATGGCGGGTGTCGCTGTGCTGCTCGGGTTTTACGCGCCCATGAACGTGGTGGGTGCGCTCTCTACCTGGCGCAAAGCCACAGCCTTGCTCATTTCGCGCAGTGAGGCCATTCGGCAAGAACAATTGCTGGCCGTGGTGTTCCAAGACTTTGAGCAAAGCGCCAATGAGGCGCTGTGGGAAATCGGCGCCGATGGCAGGCTGACCCAGGCATCGGCACGGCTGAGCAGCTTGCTGCAACTGCCAAACGCGCATGCGGCAAACATCGCCTTGCCCCAGTGGATTGCGCAGCACTGCACCTCGGACCCAACGGCATTTGCCCAGGCCTTGCACAAGCAAGCCCCCTTCCACAGCTTGCCCATCGCCCTGAGCGTGAACGGAGAGCCATTTCACCTGGCCTTCACCGGTAAACCCATCAAGGACGAATGGGGCCATATCTGCGGCTGGCGGGGTGTGGCGGCAGACAAAACATCCATCGTGCACGCGCAAGAGCAACTGGAACGCTTGGCCCACAGCGACTCGCTGACCCAGTTGGCCAATCGCTTCTTCATGCACCACGCCATCGCCCAGGAGATGCGCGCCCACCGGCATGGGGCCTTGTTGCTGATTGATCTGGACTACTTCAAATCCATCAATGACAGCCTGGGACATTCCGTAGGCGACGCGGTGCTGCAGAAGGTGGCCCAGCGCCTGCAATCCATCACCGGGGACGAGCATCTGGTCGCTCGGCTCGGGGGTGATGAATTCGCCGTGCTGCTGCGGCAAACCCCGATGGCTGCGGGCTTTCTACCCTATGTCCAGGAACAAGCGGACGCTTTGGTGACTGCACTGAACCAGCCATTGTCTGTGGAGGGAAGGCGCCTGCGCATTGGCGCCAGCATGGGCGTCGCACTTTTTGAGCCAGGCTCTACCGATGTCGATGCACTGCTGGTGCAAGCCGACACGGCGTTGTACGAAGCCAAAGACCAGGGGCGCGGCAGGTATACGGTCTACACACTGCAGATGGGCGAGAGAACCCAACGCAAAGCCCGGCTGGAAAACGACCTGCGCGAGGCCATTCAACGGCAGGAGCTGAGCCTGCATTGGCAGCCGCTGATCGAGATCAAGTCAGGCCAGATCGCTGGCGTAGAGGCTTTGCTGCGCTGGCAACACCCCACGCTGGGGCCCATCAGCCCTGCAGAATTCATCGCGATCGCAGAGCAGTCAGGCGCCATTGACGCACTGGGCGACTGGGTGCTGCGCAACGCCTGCGAGGCTGCCATAAGAGAGCCTGCCCTGGCGGGGCTGGACATTTCCATCAATGTGTCCACCCTGCAACTGCGCGAGGCCGACTTCGTTTCCCAGGTGCAGGCCGCCCTTGAACACTCGGGCCTTCCCCCACAGCGATTGGCGCTGGAAATCACAGAATCCATCTTTATCGAGGATGCGCCCCGGGCACTGCAGCAGTTGCACGCACTGCAAGCGCTGGGTGTGCGCATTGCACTGGACGACTTTGGCACGGGCTACTCGTCCCTGAGCTATCTGAGCCAGTTCCCTTTTCACACCCTCAAGATCGATCGCAGCTTTGTCCAAAAAGCCGTTGACCAAACCAGCGGCCAGACCATTGTGAGGAGCATCGTGCAAATGGCATCGGCACTGGGCATGCGCACAGTGGCCGAGGGCGTGGAGACACAGGCCCAGTGGACCATGCTCAGCAGCATGGGCGCGACACAGGCCCAGGGCTACCTGCTCTCACGGCCCTGCACGCTGCAAGGGTTGCAGCAGTTCAGAGGTCAATGGCGAGCGAACGAACACCAAGCGGCACCATCAGCCCCCACTTGA
- a CDS encoding IPTL-CTERM sorting domain-containing protein, translating into MRSGAKALALCAVWMPALALAQSADIVVNHSDSPDPGPAGGFFTYTLRLDNNGPNLAQGVTLADTLPSGSTFVDVNTTKGSCAAPAGGVVNCSIGDIAFTSSETVTVRVRLPVAGVYTNRVTSGATTADSNSSNNTNSVQNTTALAASNLAVTAASSSANVAAGQGYSYTVGVANQGPDDVPAGGAVTVTFAVPTGSSITSTPTGSGWGCTPSGGYPLSSGSITCTRSGSLANGAASGNLTVSAVANVAGAVTASFSAAASKADASAMPDSDMANNTATVTVTSASGSDVSVAISASPTNVAQGSDVTYTITPRHEGGEAPGASGSGVITVTDTLPASLTFVSATGSGWTCGAAGQVVTCTRPGPYTGGNFTNMPVITLVATATAAGAINNTATISIPETDSNTTNNSDSASVTSTNDADLRLVKTASLNPVVPNQAYTYSLAVSNLGPLAISAGRTITVTDALPSGVSLTAAPSGSGWTCSPSAGFPMDAASVSCTRPGPLLANRDAPVITLAVLQPTAGARSNTACVALSGTSPVDNNAANDCSSVAVSATATQADLQVVSKTASPATVAAGENLTYVITAINNGPAVSNDVRLTDTLSSLVSAGGVQSMTPSQGTCTVTPIGGTSQNMVCDLGTMVAGATATVTVVVRPSIATTGSRSNTASITSLSVGDPDRTNNSASVTSTVTAKVDIRVAKSASPTTIPAGAPLTYVATVTNDGPSTAQTVNLEDTLPTNATFISAVASGSGVCTTPAVGAVGGTLSCTWGSVNTGSQQTVTYKVRPLLSAVGGNLVNAVAVTTTTAEDNTANNSATTTTPVTPAQLDVLINKTDSSDPVNLGDETTYTVTITNSGPSYATNPVVVDTFPAPGSTPTATFSYEGALTVSNGGSCTQPTVGVTSGVLRCTFAGLDAGQSATVTYKMRAQTLTQLGATSGTAFNRATVSVDETETQMLNNSVDESTTARRNAAALPTDLGITKTGPTSPVKAGDLVNYIITVRNNGPQVSTSAQMQDVLPAGLSFVSAPGCLEASGTVTCPVGTLAVGASVVFNINARLNTPYTGASPLVNTALVDAVGDTDPTNNSASASTPIAVLTPASIPTLSEWALILMAALLGLLAMRQMPQRRQ; encoded by the coding sequence ATGCGCTCCGGGGCCAAGGCCTTGGCGCTGTGCGCGGTGTGGATGCCAGCGCTGGCGTTGGCGCAATCTGCGGACATTGTTGTCAACCATTCGGATTCGCCGGACCCGGGCCCAGCGGGTGGTTTTTTCACTTACACATTGCGTCTGGACAACAACGGCCCCAACCTTGCGCAGGGTGTGACGCTGGCCGACACACTTCCTTCGGGCTCCACCTTTGTAGACGTGAACACCACGAAGGGCAGCTGTGCCGCTCCTGCCGGTGGGGTTGTCAACTGCTCGATTGGTGACATCGCTTTTACAAGCTCTGAAACCGTCACGGTTCGGGTGCGCTTGCCGGTGGCTGGCGTGTACACCAACCGGGTAACGTCAGGTGCCACGACGGCGGATTCGAACAGCAGCAACAACACCAACAGCGTCCAGAATACGACGGCGCTGGCGGCTTCCAACCTTGCCGTGACTGCCGCTTCCTCCTCCGCCAATGTGGCCGCAGGTCAGGGTTACAGCTACACCGTCGGGGTGGCCAACCAAGGGCCGGACGACGTGCCTGCGGGTGGTGCTGTCACGGTGACGTTTGCAGTGCCCACGGGCTCTTCCATTACCAGCACGCCAACCGGCTCCGGCTGGGGCTGTACGCCCTCTGGCGGCTATCCGCTCAGCTCGGGCTCTATCACTTGCACGCGCTCTGGCAGCCTGGCCAACGGCGCAGCGTCGGGCAACCTGACCGTCTCTGCCGTGGCCAACGTGGCGGGCGCGGTGACCGCATCGTTCAGTGCGGCAGCCTCCAAGGCGGATGCGTCTGCGATGCCCGACAGCGACATGGCAAACAACACTGCGACCGTCACTGTGACCTCTGCGTCGGGATCGGACGTGTCGGTCGCTATCAGTGCATCGCCCACCAATGTGGCGCAGGGCAGCGACGTGACGTACACCATCACACCCCGCCATGAAGGGGGCGAGGCTCCTGGGGCATCGGGCTCCGGCGTCATTACGGTGACAGACACCCTGCCTGCTAGCTTGACCTTTGTCTCTGCCACGGGCAGTGGCTGGACTTGCGGCGCAGCAGGTCAGGTCGTGACTTGCACGCGCCCAGGTCCATACACCGGCGGCAATTTCACCAATATGCCGGTGATTACCCTGGTGGCCACGGCAACCGCAGCGGGTGCGATCAACAACACCGCAACCATTTCCATTCCTGAGACCGACAGCAACACGACCAACAATTCCGACAGCGCCAGCGTCACATCGACCAACGATGCCGACCTGCGCTTGGTCAAAACAGCCAGCCTGAACCCGGTGGTGCCGAATCAGGCATATACCTACTCTTTGGCTGTCAGCAATTTGGGGCCATTGGCTATTTCCGCAGGGCGGACCATTACCGTGACGGACGCCTTGCCCTCGGGTGTGTCATTGACAGCGGCCCCGTCGGGTTCCGGTTGGACTTGCTCGCCCAGCGCAGGTTTTCCAATGGACGCCGCATCGGTTTCTTGTACGCGCCCAGGGCCGCTGCTTGCAAACAGGGACGCGCCGGTCATTACCCTGGCTGTTTTGCAGCCCACGGCAGGAGCCCGCTCCAACACGGCTTGCGTTGCACTGAGCGGTACGAGCCCCGTGGACAACAACGCCGCGAATGACTGCAGCAGCGTTGCAGTCTCCGCCACGGCAACCCAGGCCGATCTTCAAGTCGTGTCTAAAACCGCCAGCCCCGCTACGGTGGCTGCGGGCGAAAACCTCACTTATGTGATCACTGCCATTAACAACGGCCCGGCCGTTTCAAACGATGTGCGTTTGACCGATACGCTGAGCAGTCTGGTGAGTGCTGGCGGCGTGCAGTCGATGACCCCGTCGCAAGGCACTTGCACGGTAACGCCTATCGGTGGCACCTCGCAAAATATGGTGTGCGACCTGGGAACCATGGTCGCTGGAGCGACCGCTACGGTGACTGTGGTGGTTCGCCCCAGTATTGCCACCACGGGCAGTCGCAGCAACACGGCATCCATCACGTCGCTGAGCGTGGGTGACCCGGATCGCACCAACAACAGCGCCTCGGTGACCAGCACCGTCACTGCCAAGGTAGACATTCGGGTGGCCAAGTCTGCCAGCCCGACAACTATCCCGGCCGGCGCGCCGCTGACTTATGTGGCCACCGTGACAAACGACGGTCCCTCTACTGCCCAAACGGTCAACCTTGAGGACACCCTGCCTACCAACGCGACCTTCATCAGTGCAGTGGCTTCTGGCTCTGGGGTTTGCACGACACCGGCCGTTGGGGCGGTGGGTGGAACGCTCAGTTGCACCTGGGGCAGCGTTAACACGGGTTCTCAGCAAACTGTCACCTACAAAGTGCGTCCGCTGCTGTCTGCCGTCGGGGGCAATTTGGTGAACGCGGTTGCGGTAACCACCACAACCGCTGAAGACAACACCGCCAACAACTCGGCCACCACCACCACCCCGGTGACTCCAGCACAGTTGGACGTGTTGATCAACAAGACCGACAGTTCAGACCCGGTGAACCTGGGTGACGAAACGACCTACACGGTCACTATCACCAACAGTGGCCCGTCCTATGCGACGAATCCCGTCGTGGTGGATACCTTCCCAGCACCTGGCTCCACGCCCACGGCCACCTTCAGCTACGAAGGCGCGCTCACGGTGAGCAACGGGGGCTCCTGCACCCAGCCCACAGTTGGTGTGACCAGTGGAGTGCTGCGCTGCACGTTTGCGGGGCTGGATGCCGGGCAATCGGCAACGGTGACCTACAAGATGCGGGCCCAGACCTTGACCCAGCTGGGTGCCACCAGCGGCACGGCCTTCAATCGCGCCACGGTGTCTGTGGACGAAACCGAAACCCAGATGCTCAACAATTCGGTGGATGAGTCGACCACGGCACGGCGCAATGCGGCGGCCCTGCCCACAGACCTTGGCATCACCAAGACAGGGCCGACCAGCCCCGTGAAGGCGGGTGATCTGGTGAACTACATCATCACCGTGCGCAACAACGGCCCCCAGGTCAGCACCAGTGCCCAGATGCAGGACGTGCTGCCCGCAGGCTTGTCCTTTGTCTCGGCGCCAGGTTGCCTGGAGGCTTCGGGCACGGTCACCTGTCCTGTCGGTACGCTGGCCGTGGGTGCTTCGGTGGTGTTCAACATCAACGCGCGTTTGAACACGCCCTACACGGGGGCCAGTCCGTTGGTCAACACGGCGTTGGTCGATGCCGTGGGTGACACCGACCCCACCAACAACTCGGCCTCTGCCAGCACACCCATTGCGGTGCTCACACCAGCGAGCATTCCAACCTTGTCTGAGTGGGCGCTGATCTTGATGGCCGCCTTGTTGGGGTTGCTGGCCATGCGCCAGATGCCGCAGCGACGCCAGTGA